The Nitrospira sp. KM1 genome includes a window with the following:
- a CDS encoding NAD-dependent epimerase/dehydratase family protein, with amino-acid sequence MTTALVTGAGGFLGRALTDELHRAGYRVRALVHAPPSAGFSASVEVMTGDIRDSSCTLMAAKGCETVIHLAGKAHAFDDRGVSEEDYQSINVEGTQRVLAGAREGGARRFVFASSVKVFGETTGTCVNEEAPAAPATPYARSKWAAEQAVSSYGSSSGMTTVSLRLPMVYGPTQKGNLFRMIAAIDAGRFPPLPPLKTVRSMLHVKNFVRGILAVLRAPAVPRSMYVMTDGRPYSTAEVYDLLRKGLGMRPARWRIPLPCLTAAARAGDLLQSFLHRPLPVSSANLNKIIGQAWYSPQNMITDLGYRPDHTFESAVPEIVRFYRHSSA; translated from the coding sequence ATGACGACGGCCCTCGTGACGGGGGCGGGAGGTTTCCTCGGCCGTGCGCTGACCGATGAGTTGCATCGCGCCGGGTATCGTGTTCGGGCCCTGGTGCATGCTCCTCCTTCTGCAGGCTTCTCCGCTTCGGTCGAGGTCATGACCGGCGATATTCGGGATTCATCCTGCACGTTGATGGCGGCGAAAGGCTGCGAGACAGTGATCCATCTTGCCGGGAAGGCACATGCCTTCGACGATCGGGGCGTGTCTGAGGAGGACTATCAGTCCATCAATGTCGAGGGAACGCAACGCGTGCTTGCAGGTGCGCGCGAGGGAGGCGCCCGCCGTTTCGTATTTGCCAGTTCGGTGAAAGTCTTCGGCGAGACCACCGGGACGTGCGTAAACGAAGAAGCGCCGGCTGCCCCGGCCACACCCTATGCGCGATCCAAATGGGCGGCCGAGCAAGCCGTTTCCTCCTATGGAAGTTCCTCGGGTATGACAACCGTATCGTTGCGCCTTCCGATGGTGTACGGTCCAACGCAGAAGGGAAACCTCTTCCGTATGATCGCAGCGATCGATGCGGGCCGTTTCCCGCCCCTTCCTCCGCTGAAGACGGTTCGCAGCATGCTGCACGTCAAGAATTTTGTTCGGGGCATACTGGCAGTCTTGCGAGCCCCGGCGGTACCACGATCGATGTATGTCATGACCGATGGTCGGCCCTATTCCACGGCGGAAGTATACGATCTCCTACGGAAGGGATTGGGCATGCGACCCGCGCGCTGGCGGATACCGCTACCATGCCTCACCGCCGCCGCGCGGGCCGGCGATCTACTGCAGAGTTTCTTGCACAGACCTTTGCCGGTTTCATCCGCCAATCTGAACAAGATCATCGGTCAGGCATGGTATAGTCCCCAAAATATGATCACGGACCTCGGATATCGCCCCGACCATACGTTCGAGAGCGCGGTGCCGGAAATCGTCCGGTTCTACAGGCACAGTTCGGCATAA
- a CDS encoding glycosyltransferase family 4 protein produces MDRLPRLLFLITEDWYFWSHRLDLARLAARSGFDVSIATRVTDHGDRIRREGFALLPIRLLRKSRNLGAELASIVELISLYKRERPAIVHHVALKPMLYGSFAAWWAGVPCVVNAFAGLGYAFTERHGRGRILRNGLRLMLKGALSLSRSVVVFQNREDRDLMVNNGVVNRNRTRIIPGSGVDTKAFDLQAPGQGAAIVMLASRMLWDKGIGEFVEAARRLKDRGVSARYVLVGRCDEHNPAAIDPHQLRRWVQDGVVEWWGHHDDMPETLGAAAIVVLPSYREGLPKILLEASASGKAVIAADVPGIRQIVEHGVTGFLVPPRDPAALAAAIESLLGDPSLRVSMGLAGREAVIRNFSVEKAAGAMLNLYRELLDSQASAPPAAGAA; encoded by the coding sequence ATGGATCGACTCCCTCGCCTGCTGTTTCTCATCACTGAAGATTGGTATTTTTGGTCGCATCGTCTTGATCTGGCGCGCTTGGCGGCACGATCGGGGTTCGATGTCTCCATCGCCACGCGGGTGACGGATCACGGTGACAGGATCCGTCGAGAGGGGTTCGCACTGCTGCCCATCCGTCTTCTCAGGAAGAGTCGGAACCTTGGAGCCGAACTCGCGTCGATCGTCGAACTCATCAGCCTCTACAAACGGGAACGGCCTGCGATTGTTCATCATGTGGCGCTCAAGCCCATGTTGTACGGATCATTCGCGGCCTGGTGGGCAGGCGTGCCATGCGTGGTGAACGCGTTTGCCGGCCTTGGGTATGCATTCACCGAGCGACATGGCCGTGGTCGGATCCTTCGAAACGGGCTTCGCCTCATGCTCAAGGGTGCGCTCTCACTCAGCCGGTCAGTCGTAGTGTTTCAAAACCGTGAGGACCGTGATCTGATGGTCAACAACGGAGTCGTCAATCGAAACCGTACCAGGATTATTCCAGGATCCGGCGTCGATACGAAGGCGTTTGATCTCCAAGCTCCGGGGCAGGGGGCGGCAATCGTCATGCTTGCATCCCGGATGTTGTGGGACAAAGGCATCGGAGAGTTCGTCGAGGCGGCGAGACGGTTGAAGGATCGCGGTGTCTCGGCCCGATACGTCCTCGTCGGACGGTGCGACGAACATAATCCCGCTGCGATCGATCCGCATCAACTTCGGCGGTGGGTGCAGGACGGGGTTGTCGAATGGTGGGGGCATCATGACGATATGCCTGAGACACTGGGAGCGGCTGCTATCGTCGTTCTGCCGTCCTACCGGGAAGGACTGCCCAAGATTTTACTGGAAGCGTCGGCGAGCGGAAAGGCGGTGATCGCGGCGGATGTGCCGGGGATTCGGCAGATCGTTGAACACGGAGTAACCGGATTTCTCGTTCCTCCCCGCGATCCAGCAGCACTTGCTGCGGCGATTGAATCATTGCTCGGCGACCCGTCCTTGCGCGTATCCATGGGACTGGCCGGTCGGGAAGCGGTGATTCGCAACTTTTCCGTCGAGAAGGCCGCCGGCGCGATGCTGAATCTCTATCGTGAGTTGCTCGACAGTCAGGCGAGCGCCCCGCCCGCCGCCGGTGCGGCATGA
- the asnB gene encoding asparagine synthase (glutamine-hydrolyzing), translating to MCGIAGIAGPADGEHAATVRRMVASLRTRGPDDSGVWEDRAVGTALGHARLSILDLSPEGHQPMLSAGGRFVIVFNGEIFNFSELRSELEVSGETFRGHSDTEVMLAAFERWGIEKAVQRFVGMFAFALWDRESRVLHLVRDRVGIKPLYYGWAGGVFCFGSELKALRQVGGFESRVNRSALLSFIRTGYVPAPLSIFENIYKLPGGCMLTVTPDLARSRVSFNPDPDCRRTVPHPVRYWSAREVAESGVLNPFEGSDEDAIARLEDLLRQSVRLRMISDVPLGAFLSGGIDSSIVVALMQAQHDTPVKTFTIGFHEQEYNEAAHAKSVARHLGTDHTELYVTPEQAMAVIPRIPDMYDEPFGDSSQIPTYLVSQLARSRVTVALSGDGGDELFGGYSRYFVGRQLWKNVHWLPQLARQTAVRSIRALSPDTWSALFSRLKKVLPAIPNPGDKLHKLAEVLALEDPDSMYLRLVSQWDNPSQAVVDTPEPLTMLTDRNRWARLDDFTLRMMFLDLMTYLPDDILTKVDRASMAVSLEARVPLLDHRLLEFAWRLPLSFKIRREGEGKWLLRQVLYRYVPQTLIDRPKMGFGVPIDHWLRGPLREWAEDLLAESRLRREGFLCPEPIRMRWLDHLSGARNWQYPLWNVLMFQAWLEAYGSTPSPAVSHH from the coding sequence ATGTGTGGAATAGCTGGAATCGCTGGCCCGGCCGACGGCGAACACGCTGCGACCGTGCGGCGGATGGTGGCGTCGTTGCGGACCAGGGGGCCCGATGATTCGGGCGTATGGGAGGATCGGGCGGTCGGCACGGCGCTTGGCCATGCGAGACTGTCCATCCTCGATCTTTCTCCCGAGGGCCATCAGCCGATGCTGTCCGCCGGTGGACGCTTCGTCATCGTCTTCAACGGCGAGATTTTCAATTTTTCCGAATTGCGAAGCGAACTGGAGGTCTCGGGAGAGACCTTCCGCGGGCATTCGGACACCGAGGTCATGCTCGCGGCGTTCGAACGGTGGGGCATCGAGAAGGCTGTCCAGCGGTTCGTCGGGATGTTTGCCTTTGCACTGTGGGATCGCGAAAGTCGGGTTCTGCACTTGGTGCGAGACAGAGTCGGCATCAAACCTCTCTATTACGGCTGGGCCGGCGGCGTATTCTGCTTCGGTTCCGAACTCAAGGCCCTCAGGCAGGTCGGGGGATTTGAATCACGAGTGAACCGGTCCGCGCTCCTCTCCTTTATTCGCACCGGCTATGTGCCCGCTCCACTTTCCATATTCGAGAACATTTACAAATTGCCGGGCGGGTGCATGTTGACGGTCACTCCGGATCTGGCTCGTTCACGCGTCTCGTTCAATCCGGACCCAGATTGCCGGAGAACCGTGCCGCATCCTGTGCGGTATTGGTCAGCGCGTGAAGTCGCGGAGTCCGGAGTGCTCAATCCCTTCGAGGGTTCAGACGAGGACGCGATTGCGCGGCTGGAGGATTTGCTTCGCCAATCCGTGCGTCTGCGCATGATCTCGGATGTGCCGCTCGGAGCGTTTCTCTCCGGAGGAATCGATTCGTCGATCGTCGTTGCCCTCATGCAGGCACAGCACGACACACCTGTGAAGACGTTCACGATTGGATTTCACGAACAGGAATATAACGAAGCGGCGCATGCCAAATCAGTCGCCCGTCATCTCGGAACGGACCACACGGAACTCTATGTGACGCCGGAACAGGCCATGGCCGTGATCCCTCGCATTCCCGACATGTATGATGAACCGTTCGGAGACTCGTCGCAAATTCCGACCTATCTCGTCTCGCAGCTTGCGAGGAGTCGGGTGACGGTGGCCTTGTCCGGGGATGGTGGCGACGAACTCTTCGGAGGATATAGTCGATATTTCGTCGGGCGACAATTGTGGAAAAACGTGCATTGGCTGCCTCAGCTCGCACGTCAGACCGCAGTCCGGAGTATCCGGGCACTTTCTCCCGATACCTGGAGTGCCCTATTCAGCCGATTGAAGAAGGTGTTGCCCGCGATTCCAAATCCAGGAGACAAGCTGCATAAGCTCGCCGAGGTCCTTGCTCTGGAAGATCCCGATTCGATGTACCTGCGCCTGGTGTCCCAGTGGGACAATCCATCGCAGGCAGTCGTCGATACGCCGGAACCTCTTACGATGCTGACCGATCGCAACCGTTGGGCGCGACTGGACGACTTTACTCTCCGCATGATGTTTTTGGACTTGATGACATACCTGCCGGACGACATTCTCACGAAGGTCGATCGCGCCAGCATGGCGGTCAGCCTGGAAGCTCGCGTGCCGCTGCTGGATCACCGTCTGTTGGAGTTCGCCTGGAGGTTGCCGCTGTCGTTCAAGATCAGGCGCGAGGGGGAAGGGAAGTGGCTCTTGCGCCAGGTGCTGTACCGATACGTTCCCCAAACATTGATCGACCGCCCGAAAATGGGATTCGGTGTGCCGATCGATCACTGGCTTCGCGGTCCGCTACGCGAATGGGCGGAAGATCTGCTGGCCGAGTCACGGTTGCGGCGAGAAGGGTTTCTTTGTCCTGAACCGATACGCATGAGATGGCTGGATCATCTGTCCGGAGCGCGCAACTGGCAGTACCCACTCTGGAACGTCCTCATGTTCCAGGCATGGCTCGAGGCCTATGGATCGACTCCCTCGCCTGCTGTTTCTCATCACTGA
- a CDS encoding glycosyltransferase produces the protein MIRIVHIISDLDAGGAEMMLMKLVGGMNAREFSNTVVSLTDRGTLGETIESQGIPVHSLGMRRGRPSFSTVPRLRALLKTIKPSIVQSWLYHADFLSTVTVRLCGTPPLVWNVRCSDMDLTQYSPLTGWIRRMLARLSPMPVAVVVNSEAGRSYHEQLGYHPRRWEIIPNGFDIERYRPNPSLRAKLRMQWDVPDDTVVIALVARVDPMKDHATFLDAARQVASVTRHVLFMLIGKDTEALASEVATRKLNGMVRLLGYQSDVASLLPGADVLCLSSAFGEGFPNILGEAMSCGIPCVSTDVGDTRQIVGDTGLIVPPSNPSALAEALMELIGRGASAREQLGRAARERIETVYALPKIIRRYCDLYSELAQVPVPYRARG, from the coding sequence ATGATCCGCATCGTTCACATCATTTCCGATCTCGATGCGGGCGGAGCTGAAATGATGTTGATGAAGCTGGTTGGAGGCATGAATGCAAGAGAATTTTCCAACACGGTCGTGTCGCTGACCGACCGTGGAACGCTTGGAGAAACAATTGAATCTCAGGGAATTCCGGTCCACAGCTTGGGAATGAGGCGAGGGCGGCCATCCTTCTCAACGGTCCCGCGCTTGCGAGCCTTGCTCAAGACGATCAAGCCGAGCATCGTACAAAGCTGGCTGTATCATGCCGATTTCCTGAGCACGGTGACGGTCAGGCTGTGCGGCACTCCACCTTTGGTTTGGAATGTGCGCTGTTCGGACATGGACCTGACCCAGTATTCGCCATTGACCGGATGGATCAGGCGAATGCTGGCTCGGCTGTCCCCCATGCCCGTAGCCGTCGTGGTGAACAGTGAGGCGGGACGATCGTACCACGAGCAGTTGGGCTATCATCCGCGCAGGTGGGAGATTATTCCGAATGGATTCGATATCGAGCGCTATCGTCCAAATCCCTCTCTCCGAGCCAAGCTCCGGATGCAATGGGATGTGCCGGATGACACCGTGGTCATCGCCCTCGTGGCGCGCGTCGATCCGATGAAGGACCATGCCACATTTCTGGACGCGGCCCGGCAGGTCGCGTCTGTTACGCGCCATGTCCTGTTTATGTTAATCGGCAAAGATACCGAAGCACTTGCGTCCGAAGTGGCCACGAGAAAGCTCAACGGGATGGTTCGCCTCCTTGGGTATCAAAGTGATGTGGCGTCGTTGCTGCCGGGTGCGGATGTACTCTGCCTGAGCTCGGCATTCGGAGAGGGGTTTCCCAATATATTGGGAGAGGCCATGTCCTGTGGCATCCCCTGTGTATCGACCGATGTTGGAGATACACGGCAGATCGTCGGCGACACCGGATTGATCGTCCCCCCGAGTAATCCATCGGCGCTTGCAGAAGCGCTGATGGAGCTTATCGGTCGCGGCGCCTCGGCACGAGAGCAACTCGGCCGGGCTGCGCGTGAGCGGATTGAAACCGTCTATGCGCTTCCGAAAATCATCCGGCGATACTGCGATCTCTATTCGGAACTCGCCCAGGTCCCTGTGCCGTATCGTGCGAGGGGATAA
- a CDS encoding class I SAM-dependent methyltransferase, protein MSDDILRQHHAVWEKKPILRLLYTEWYREIIAWLRTGRTLEVGGGTGNLKEFFPGALCTDIVALPWLDAVADAQSLPFASKSFANVVLFDTLHHLENVRLFFDESLRVLEPEGRLVIMDPYISMLSWPVYHFLHSEPVDLSADPFAMHPPSADRRPFDANQAIATLLFERHGDQFARLYPQYKKLFHRRLAFFAYPLSGGFEHPSLLPVSLVRPVLAVERVLQVLGRLLGFRMMVVLEKSS, encoded by the coding sequence ATGTCAGACGATATCCTGCGGCAGCATCACGCGGTGTGGGAGAAAAAGCCGATTCTTCGTCTCTTGTACACCGAATGGTACCGCGAAATTATCGCGTGGCTTCGAACCGGACGAACGCTGGAAGTCGGAGGCGGGACCGGCAACCTGAAAGAATTCTTTCCCGGCGCGCTGTGTACGGATATTGTAGCCTTGCCATGGCTCGATGCGGTGGCGGATGCACAATCGCTTCCGTTTGCCTCGAAGAGTTTCGCCAACGTCGTCTTATTCGATACGCTTCATCATCTCGAAAACGTCAGACTGTTTTTTGACGAGTCACTTCGGGTGCTGGAACCTGAAGGGCGGCTCGTCATCATGGATCCATATATTTCCATGCTGTCCTGGCCCGTCTATCATTTTCTCCACTCCGAACCCGTCGATTTGTCGGCAGACCCCTTCGCGATGCATCCTCCGTCGGCCGATCGGCGACCGTTCGATGCCAACCAGGCCATTGCGACGCTCCTGTTCGAACGGCATGGCGACCAGTTTGCCAGACTGTATCCGCAGTACAAAAAGCTGTTCCATCGCCGGTTGGCATTTTTCGCTTATCCCCTCAGCGGAGGATTCGAGCATCCGTCTCTCTTGCCTGTCTCACTGGTACGGCCGGTCCTTGCTGTTGAGAGGGTGCTTCAAGTCCTGGGCCGCTTGCTGGGGTTCCGCATGATGGTTGTTCTGGAGAAATCATCATGA
- a CDS encoding glycosyltransferase, producing MTKSRGGGKKDTIREWFDRLAADRAYWLERADYYYEDHKRFLRFLVPEGLRVLEIGSGLGDLLAAVKPARGLGIDLSESMVKEASRRYTQLEFRVGDAERLDIDETFDVIILSDVVGHLLDIQEALRRLKSCCTPRTRIIVAYYNHLWEPVLNLAEALRMKMPQLAQSWLSPSDIENLLALSDFEVVKTERRLLCPKYVPLIATILNRYLAFIPGLNKLCLSHYVVARPRAVADSRERSVTIVIPCRNECGNIQAAITRTPVFGSRQQIIFVDGHSSDGTVEEVTRVMRANADKDIVLLMQDGKGKGDAVRKGFAHASGEILMILDADLTMPPEDLPKFYEPLVRGKGEFINGCRLVYPMESQAMRLLNLAGNKFFGMAFSWLLNQRIKDTLCGTKVLFREDYERIAANRSYFGDFDPFGDFDLLFGAAKLNLKILEVPIRYQDRTYGTTNIRRFAHGWLLLKMTVYGFFRLKAV from the coding sequence ATGACGAAATCTCGTGGAGGAGGGAAAAAAGATACGATCAGAGAATGGTTCGATCGCTTAGCCGCGGACCGCGCCTATTGGCTGGAACGTGCCGATTACTACTATGAAGACCATAAGCGCTTCCTGCGCTTTCTCGTTCCCGAAGGGCTTCGCGTGCTCGAGATCGGGTCGGGATTGGGGGACCTGCTGGCCGCGGTGAAGCCGGCCAGAGGCTTGGGAATCGATCTGAGCGAGTCCATGGTGAAAGAGGCGAGTCGTCGGTATACGCAGCTGGAGTTTCGCGTCGGCGATGCGGAGCGCCTGGATATCGACGAAACGTTCGATGTGATCATTCTGTCGGACGTCGTGGGACATCTGCTGGATATCCAGGAAGCGCTCAGGCGATTGAAGTCCTGCTGCACGCCGAGAACGCGCATCATCGTCGCGTACTACAACCATCTATGGGAGCCGGTGCTGAACCTTGCGGAAGCCCTTCGCATGAAAATGCCGCAACTCGCACAGAGCTGGCTGTCACCGTCGGATATCGAAAACTTGCTCGCCCTGTCGGATTTTGAGGTCGTGAAGACGGAGCGGCGTCTCCTGTGTCCAAAGTACGTTCCGCTCATCGCTACAATCCTGAATCGCTATCTCGCATTCATTCCCGGCCTCAATAAACTCTGTTTGTCCCACTATGTCGTCGCGCGCCCACGAGCCGTCGCAGACTCAAGGGAACGGTCGGTGACTATTGTGATTCCCTGCCGGAATGAGTGCGGAAACATCCAAGCGGCGATCACACGTACTCCGGTGTTCGGCTCTCGTCAGCAGATCATCTTTGTGGATGGACATTCTTCCGACGGCACGGTCGAGGAGGTCACGCGCGTGATGCGGGCGAATGCCGACAAGGATATCGTGCTGCTTATGCAAGACGGCAAAGGAAAAGGGGACGCCGTGCGCAAAGGATTTGCCCACGCGAGCGGCGAGATCCTCATGATTCTCGACGCGGATTTGACGATGCCCCCGGAGGATCTTCCGAAATTCTACGAGCCGCTTGTCCGAGGGAAGGGTGAGTTCATCAACGGGTGCCGGCTCGTGTATCCAATGGAATCTCAGGCGATGCGGCTCTTAAATCTGGCAGGCAACAAATTCTTCGGCATGGCTTTCTCTTGGCTGCTCAATCAGCGGATCAAGGATACCCTGTGCGGGACGAAGGTGCTGTTTCGGGAGGACTACGAGCGCATTGCCGCCAACCGGTCTTATTTCGGCGACTTCGATCCCTTCGGAGATTTCGATCTATTGTTTGGAGCCGCGAAGCTCAATCTGAAAATTCTGGAGGTGCCGATTCGCTATCAGGACCGGACGTACGGGACCACTAACATCCGCCGGTTTGCGCACGGGTGGCTTTTGCTGAAGATGACAGTGTATGGGTTTTTCAGGCTGAAGGCTGTGTAA
- a CDS encoding glycosyltransferase translates to MDRIIFLTRSLNYGGSERQLIGLAKALWSRKTPVSVVTFYPDGSLAQDLRSVGVPLQSLDKLSRWNVAGFVVRLVKAIRQMEPAILHGYLSTANILTVLIKPFCPRVKIAWGVRASDMQLEQYGRIDQIQSWIETLLSRFADIIIVNSQAGLTTALRKGFPRHKMIVIPNGIDSQRFRPNPELRDKMRAQWGVASHERVVGLVGRLDPMKGHRVFIKAAGLLAQGSPHVRFVCVGDGPEEYKRELMELSHNAHLGQRLMWVGAQDDVEAVYNALDVLASCSSYGEGFSNVIGEAMACGVACVVTDVGDAKEIVGDTGIVVARDDAGALVHAWLTILSREDGQRHEMSVMVRKRIVEHYSVERLVTATITALNTLSRGNGEEASST, encoded by the coding sequence ATGGATCGAATTATTTTTCTAACCCGTTCGCTGAATTACGGCGGCAGCGAGCGCCAGCTGATCGGCCTGGCCAAAGCCCTCTGGAGTCGCAAAACGCCTGTGTCTGTGGTGACCTTCTATCCCGATGGATCACTCGCACAAGACCTGCGGTCGGTTGGGGTGCCACTCCAATCTCTTGACAAACTTTCGCGGTGGAATGTCGCGGGATTTGTTGTTCGCCTGGTCAAGGCAATCCGGCAGATGGAGCCGGCGATCCTTCATGGCTACCTGTCAACCGCAAATATTTTGACCGTACTGATAAAGCCGTTTTGTCCTCGAGTCAAAATTGCCTGGGGGGTCCGGGCGTCAGACATGCAGTTGGAGCAATATGGGCGAATTGATCAAATTCAGTCTTGGATCGAGACACTCCTTTCACGGTTTGCAGACATTATCATTGTGAACTCACAGGCGGGCTTGACGACCGCCCTCCGCAAGGGATTTCCACGGCACAAGATGATCGTGATTCCGAACGGGATCGACTCCCAGCGATTCCGTCCGAATCCCGAGCTTCGGGACAAGATGCGGGCACAGTGGGGAGTCGCCTCACATGAGCGAGTCGTCGGCCTTGTGGGCCGGCTCGATCCCATGAAAGGCCACCGGGTGTTCATCAAGGCGGCTGGATTGCTTGCCCAGGGCAGCCCACATGTCAGATTCGTGTGTGTCGGCGATGGTCCGGAAGAGTACAAGCGCGAGTTGATGGAACTCAGCCACAACGCCCATCTCGGGCAACGGCTGATGTGGGTCGGCGCACAGGACGACGTGGAAGCTGTCTATAATGCCCTGGATGTGTTGGCATCGTGTTCGTCGTATGGAGAGGGATTTTCCAATGTGATCGGAGAGGCCATGGCATGCGGAGTTGCCTGTGTCGTCACCGATGTGGGTGATGCGAAGGAGATTGTCGGCGATACCGGGATCGTCGTCGCCCGAGACGATGCCGGCGCGCTTGTCCATGCCTGGCTCACTATACTGAGTCGGGAGGATGGTCAACGGCATGAAATGAGTGTCATGGTGCGGAAGCGGATCGTCGAGCATTACAGCGTCGAGCGGCTGGTCACTGCGACGATCACGGCGCTGAATACCTTGAGTCGAGGAAACGGAGAGGAAGCCTCCAGCACATGA